A portion of the Rhodanobacter sp. AS-Z3 genome contains these proteins:
- the tssA gene encoding type VI secretion system protein TssA, which produces MTQYDLESLLAPIGDASPSGDDLEYDPEFMALERAAAPKAERAIGDNVKAAEEPDWDKVVELAEAVLRRSKDLRAAVHLTTAWMRTSGMPGWSAGLSLIRGLLEHFWDTVYPQLDADDDDDPTMRVNSIVPLGDLQGVLRYFRTTPFVQSPRLGRYDLRSLRIANGTLKITSTDGESEATLTEIEACCLDCNEDDLAAVTAAITQSLESAKAIDGIFNERLGTAGPDLKNLLGDIYELKKFLEPQLARRRPQEGGADEAGAGGLEAASSGGAAGGAARASNGAIAGPQDVMRRLDELCEYYSRNEPSSPVPMLLRRAQRLVGMDFMDLLKDLAPGGISELRVVSGTPDE; this is translated from the coding sequence CACCGATCGGGGATGCGTCCCCATCGGGTGATGATCTTGAATACGATCCCGAGTTCATGGCGCTGGAGCGCGCCGCCGCGCCCAAGGCGGAACGCGCGATTGGTGACAACGTCAAGGCGGCCGAGGAACCCGACTGGGACAAGGTTGTCGAATTGGCCGAAGCCGTACTTCGACGCTCGAAGGATCTGCGCGCCGCCGTCCATCTCACCACCGCATGGATGCGCACCTCCGGCATGCCCGGCTGGAGCGCCGGACTGAGTCTGATCCGCGGTCTGCTGGAACATTTTTGGGACACCGTTTATCCGCAACTGGATGCGGATGACGACGATGACCCGACCATGCGGGTCAATTCCATTGTGCCGTTGGGCGATCTGCAAGGTGTGCTGCGCTACTTCCGCACTACACCGTTCGTGCAGTCGCCACGCCTGGGCCGATACGACCTGCGTAGTCTGCGTATCGCCAACGGCACGCTGAAAATCACCTCGACGGACGGTGAGTCGGAAGCCACGCTGACCGAAATCGAGGCATGCTGTCTGGACTGCAATGAAGATGATCTGGCTGCCGTTACTGCAGCAATCACCCAGTCACTGGAAAGCGCCAAGGCCATCGACGGAATTTTCAACGAGCGGCTCGGTACAGCCGGCCCCGACCTCAAGAATCTGCTGGGCGATATCTACGAGCTGAAGAAGTTTTTGGAACCCCAACTCGCGCGTCGACGACCGCAGGAAGGCGGCGCAGATGAGGCTGGTGCCGGCGGGCTTGAAGCGGCCAGCAGTGGTGGGGCTGCAGGTGGTGCTGCACGTGCTTCGAACGGCGCCATCGCCGGGCCGCAGGATGTCATGCGGCGGCTGGATGAGTTGTGCGAATACTACAGTCGCAACGAGCCATCGAGCCCGGTACCCATGCTGCTGCGCCGCGCGCAGCGGCTGGTCGGCATGGATTTCATGGACTTGTTGAAAGATCTGGCGCCAGGCGGCATTTCCGAACTGCGGGTGGTTTCAGGCACGCCAGACGAGTAA